CCTTGGCCGGATCCAGGTCGTTGGCGTTGAACGCGTTGTAGGCCGGCAGCTTGCTGGCGTCGAGCTTCAGCTCGGCCGGCGCCGCGGCGGGCGCCGATGCGGCGGCTTCGGTCTTGGCGGTGTCGGCGGCGGGCGCTGCCGCGTCGGGCTTGTTGCAGCCGCTCAGCGCGGCGCTTACGGCCAGGGTCAACAGCAGCAGTTGGGGATTGCGAAAGGTCACAAGGAAGCTCCAAGCCGTGATATGGGATGGCCCGCAGGCCGTGGCGAGACTGTACGCCGCTGTCCCGGGTTTCAGGGGTGTCGAAGGTCATGGGCCGGGCGCGACGGTCAGCCAGCGCAGGGCTGGATGGGACAGTCGCTGCCGCCAGGTCGCATGCACCACGTCGTTGAATCCGCGCTGCGCTGGCCGGTTGTTGCGACGGACTCGCATATAACTCGCATAGTATTGCCGGCATGAAGCGCGAACCGTCCTGCGATGCCCTGATCGTCGGCGCCGGCCACAACGGCCTGGTCTGCGCCGCCTACCTGGCGCGCGCCGGCTGGAAGGTCACCGTGTTGGAGCGGCGCGGCGTGGTCGGCGGCGCCGCGGTCACCGAGGAGTTCCACCCCGGCTTCCGCAATTCGGTGGCGTCCTACACGGTGTCGCTGCTGCAGCCGAAGGTGATCGCCGATCTGGACCTGGCCGCGCATGGCCTGCGCATCGTGCCGCGCCGCTGCAACAACTTCGTGCCGCTGCCCGACGATCGCTACCTGCTGGCCGGCGCCGGCATCACCCAGGCGCAGGTGGCGAAATTCTCCGCCCGCGACGCCGAACGCCTGCCGGCCTACGAAGCGCAACTGGAACGCATCGCCGACGTGCTGCGCGCGCTGGCGTTGCAGCCGCCGCCGAACGTCACCGATGGTGGCTGGCGGCAGGCGCTGCCGGAACTGCTGCGCGCCGGCCGCCTTGGCCGCCGCCTGCATGCGCTGGGTCCCGGCCTGCGCCAGGAGCTGCTGGACCTGTTCACGATCTCCGCCGCCGAGTACCTGGAGCGCTGGTTCGAGAGCGACCCGGTCAAGGCCTTGTTCGGCTTCGACGGCATCGTCGGCAACTATGCCAGCCCCTACACGCCGGGCTCGGCGTATGTGCTGCTGCACCACGTGTTCGGCGAGAGCAACGGGGTCAAGGGCGCCTGGGGCCACGCGCTCGGCGGCATGGGCGCGATCACCCAGGCGATGGCCAAGGCGGCGATCGCGGCCGGCGCGCAGATCCGCACCGACGCCGGCGTGCGCGAGATCCTGGTCGAGGACGGGCGCGCGGTCGGCGTGGTCACCGAACATGGCGAGCGGCTCTACGCGCGCCGCGTCGTCGCCAACGTCAATCCCAAGCTGCTGTACGAACGCCTGCTCGACCCGGCGCACGTGCCGGCCGCCACCCGCGAGCGCATGGCGCACTGGCGCTGCGGCTCGGGCACGTTCCGGATGAACGTGGCGCTGTCGCGGTTGCCGCAGTTCCGCGCATTGCCGGGGCAGGGCGACCATCTCACCGCCGGCATCATCCTGGCGCCGAGCCTGGACTACATGGACCGCGCCTACCGCGATGCGCGCGACCACGGCTGGTCGCGCGACCCCATCGTCGAACTGCTGATCCCCAGCACGCTGGACGACTCGCTGGCGCCGCCCGGCCAGCACGTGGCCAGCCTGTTCTGCCAGCACGTGGCGCCGCAGCTGCCGGATGGGCGCAGCTGGGACGCGCATCGCGACGAGGTCGCCGACCTGATGATCGCCACCGTCGAACGCTACGCGCCGGGTTTCGCGGTCTCGGTGCTGGGCCGGCAGGCGCTGACCCCGCTGGATCTGGAACGTACCTTCGGCCTGGTCGGCGGCGACATCTTCCACGGCGCGTTGAGCCTCAACCAACTGTTCAGCGCACGCCCGATGCTCGGTCAGGCCAACTACCGCGGGGCGATTCCCGGGCTGTACCTGTGCGGTTCCGGCACCCATCCGGGCGGCGGCGTGACCGGTGCGCCCGGGCACAATGCGGCGATGGCGTTGCTGGGAAAGTGAGGTCGAGCGCGCGCCGGGTCGCGCAGCGCGACGCGGCGTCGCAATGGCCCTGAGGTGTTTGGAGCGCACGCGGACGGACATCGGGACGAGACCACTGGCCCAACCCTTGGCGTTCGCACTGTCGAGCTACAGGCGCGATATGTACGGCGGGCGCGCCTACGGGTAAGTCCGTGCCGGGCATAATGCGAGGCTGCTCACGACCGGCGACTCCGGACATCAGGCGCATCCATGACCGAACAGGTTCAGCTCTACAACCAGGCCGTCGCCGCGCTCAACCAGCGCGACTGGAGCCTGGCGCAGCGACTCGCACAGCACCTGCTGCAGTCGTTGCCGCAGCATCCGGGCGTGCATTTCGTGGCCGGCGTGGCCGCGCTGGAGTTGAAGCAGATGCAGCCCGCCGCGGCGCATCTGTACCAGGCGACGACGTTGAATCCGCAACGCGCGGACTACGCCACGCAGCTGGCCAAGGTGCTGGCGATGGGGCGGTTCATGCAGGAGGCGCAGCACTTCGCCGACAAGGCGATGGCGCTGCGGCCGACCGACGCGCATACGCTGGATACGCTGGGGGTGGTCTATACCCAGGTCAACGAGCATGCCGCGGCGCTGGAGGCGTTCACCCAGGCGGTGCAACTCGCGCCGCAGCACGCCAGCTTCCATTACAACCTAGGCACCTCGCTGCTGTTCTCCGGGCGGCTGCAGGAAGCCGAGCAGGAATACCGGGCTTGTCTGGCCCTGGAACCGCGCTACTGGAAGGTCTATCTGTCGCTGT
This sequence is a window from Xanthomonas sp. CFBP 8443. Protein-coding genes within it:
- a CDS encoding NAD(P)/FAD-dependent oxidoreductase, which translates into the protein MKREPSCDALIVGAGHNGLVCAAYLARAGWKVTVLERRGVVGGAAVTEEFHPGFRNSVASYTVSLLQPKVIADLDLAAHGLRIVPRRCNNFVPLPDDRYLLAGAGITQAQVAKFSARDAERLPAYEAQLERIADVLRALALQPPPNVTDGGWRQALPELLRAGRLGRRLHALGPGLRQELLDLFTISAAEYLERWFESDPVKALFGFDGIVGNYASPYTPGSAYVLLHHVFGESNGVKGAWGHALGGMGAITQAMAKAAIAAGAQIRTDAGVREILVEDGRAVGVVTEHGERLYARRVVANVNPKLLYERLLDPAHVPAATRERMAHWRCGSGTFRMNVALSRLPQFRALPGQGDHLTAGIILAPSLDYMDRAYRDARDHGWSRDPIVELLIPSTLDDSLAPPGQHVASLFCQHVAPQLPDGRSWDAHRDEVADLMIATVERYAPGFAVSVLGRQALTPLDLERTFGLVGGDIFHGALSLNQLFSARPMLGQANYRGAIPGLYLCGSGTHPGGGVTGAPGHNAAMALLGK